From a single Arachis hypogaea cultivar Tifrunner chromosome 3, arahy.Tifrunner.gnm2.J5K5, whole genome shotgun sequence genomic region:
- the LOC112734863 gene encoding histidine kinase 3 isoform X2, protein MKLKSGWVRRAFYSWILVCTLGGLYGFWRMSIHACEQRKESLISMCDERARMLQDQFNVSMNHIQAMSILIKTFHHNMNPSAIDQSTFARYTERTSFERPLTSGVAYAVRVLHSQREQFEKQQGWTIKKMDTLQPSLVQEEYAPVIFAQDTIAHVISLDVLSGKEDRENVLRARESGKGVLTAPFRLLKTNRLGVILTFAVYKRNLPSNSTLDQRIQATDGYLGGVFDVESLVEKLLQQLASEKAVVVNVYDTTNNTHPIVMYGSNVSRDSFSHVSTLNFGDPLRKHEMHCRFKQKLPWPWLAFNTSVGGFIICVLLGYIFYATCNRVVKAEEDRDEMTELKKRAEAADIAKSQFLATVSHEIRTPMNGVLGMLHMLMDTDLDVTQQEYVRTAQGSGKALVSLINEVLDQAKIEAGKLELEASLFDLRAVLDDILSLFSEKSQGKGIELAAYVSDEVPELLIGDAGRFRQIITNLMGNSIKFTEKGHIYVTVHLVEEVVHSIQIDKELGMENVNTLSLSGFPVADSRKSWEGFKAFSQVGPLGSFSSSVTDVINLIVSVEDTGEGIPLEAQSRIFTPFMQVGPSVSRRHGGTGIGLSISKCLVGLMNGQIGFVSIPKIGSTFTFTALFTNSTDCKIQQLNNNSNHSNPPSSEFQGMTALLIDPRSVRAKVCRYHIQRLGIRIELVSDLAQGLSTITEGNQIINMVLIEQEVWDRDSAMSSRFVDGASRVVHHGVPPKLFILVNSNGWTSGIGNPTVIVKPLRASMLAASLQRAMGVTCRNGELPGLSVGHLLGGKKILIVDDNVVNRTVAAGALKKYGADVVCVSSGKEAISKLKPPHEFDACFMDIQMPEMDGFEATKKIREMERCAKREGFVDNLSKWDVPILAMTADVIQATHEECVRCGMDGYVSKPFEAEQLYREVSRFFHS, encoded by the exons ATGAAACTGAAGAGTGGTTGGGTGAGGAGGGCTTTTTATTCATGGATTCTAGTTTGTACGTTGGGAGGTTTGTACGGGTTCTGGCGCATGAGCATACATGCTTGTGAGCAGAGGAAAGAAAGTCTAATAAGCATGTGTGATGAAAGAGCAAGGATGCTGCAGGATCAGTTCAATGTGAGCATGAACCATATACAAGCCATGTCCATTTTGATAAAAACCTTCCACCATAACATGAACCCCTCGGCCATTGATCAGAGCACTTTTGCTAGATACACTGAAAGAACCTCGTTTGAGAGGCCCCTCACAAGTGGTGTTGCATACGCTGTAAGAGTGCTCCATTCTCAAAGGGAACAGTTTGAGAAGCAACAAGGATGGACTATTAAGAAGATGGATACTTTGCAACCATCCCTTGTTCAAGAAGAATATGCTCCTGTCATCTTTGCACAAGATACAATTGCACATGTCATTTCTCTTGACGTGCTATCTGGAAAG GAAGACCGTGAGAATGTGCTCCGAGCAAGGGAGTCAGGCAAAGGAGTTTTAACTGCACCCTTTCGGCTTCTCAAAACGAATCGCCTTGGGGTAATCCTCACATTTGCTGTCTACAAGAGAAATCTTCCATCCAATTCAACCCTTGATCAGAGGATTCAAGCAACTGATGG ATATCTTGGTGGAGTCTTTGATGTTGAGTCGTTAGTGGAGAAACTACTGCAACAACTTGCTAGTGAGAAAGCTGTAGTTGTTAATGTGTATGATACTACCAATAATACACATCCCATTGTCATGTACGGTTCAAATGTATCAAGGGACTCTTTCTCTCATGTCAGCACTCTTAACTTTGGAGACCCTCTCAGGAAGCATGAGATGCACTGCAG GTTCAAACAAAAACTGCCATGGCCATGGTTGGCATTTAATACTTCTGTAGGAGGCTTTATTATTTGTGTCCTTCTTGGGTATATTTTCTATGCCACCTGCAATCGAGTTGTAAAAGCGGAAGAGGATCGGGATGAGATGACTGAGCTTAAAAAGCGAGCTGAGGCGGCTGATATTGCAAAATCCCAG TTTCTTGCTACTGTGTCCCACGAGATTAGAACACCAATGAATGGGGTTTTAG GGATGTTGCATATGCTTATGGACACGGATCTAGACGTAACCCAACAGGAGTATGTGAGAACGGCGCAGGGAAGTGGAAAAGCTTTGGTGTCACTTATAAACGAGGTATTGGATCAGGCAAAGATTGAAGCTGGTAAGCTGGAGCTTGAAGCTTCGCTGTTTGACTTGCGTGCTGTTTTGGATgatatattatcattattttcaGAAAAGTCTCAAGGAAAAGGAATAGAG TTGGCAGCTTATGTATCAGATGAGGTTCCTGAGCTGTTAATAGGTGATGCAGGAAGGTTTAGGCAAATAATTACCAATCTCATGGGTAATTCAATTAAG TTCACAGAGAAAGGGCATATTTATGTGACTGTCCATCTTGTTGAGGAGGTGGTCCATTCGATACAGATTGATAAAGAATTAGGCATGGAAAATGTAAATACCCTGAGTCTGAGTGGTTTCCCTGTTGCCGATAGTCGAAAAAGCTGGGAAGGCTTCAAAGCATTCAGTCAAGTAGGGCCTCTTGGTTCTTTCTCATCCTCTGTTACTGATGTAATCAATTTGATTGTATCGGTTGAGGACACTGGCGAAGGAATCCCTCTGGAAGCGCAGTCTCGAATCTTCACTCCGTTCATGCAGGTTGGTCCTTCCGTTTCCCGGAGACATGGTGGAACAGGTATTGGCCTAAGCATTAGCAAGTGTTTGGTTGGTCTCATGAATGGCCAAATTGGATTTGTCAGCATACCTAAGATTGGATCCACCTTCACTTTCACTGCTCTCTTCACCAATTCAACTGATTGCAAAATTCAGCAactcaacaacaacagcaaccactCTAATCCTCCATCTTCAGAATTTCAGGGAATGACCGCATTACTCATTGACCCTAGATCGGTTAGAGCCAAAGTGTGTAGATATCATATTCAGAGGCTCGGCATTCGTATCGAATTGGTTTCGGATTTAGCCCAAGGTTTGTCCACCATAACGGAAGGCAACCAGATTATCAATATGGTACTTATTGAGCAGGAAGTGTGGGATAGAGATTCAGCCATGTCATCTCGCTTTGTCGATGGCGCCAGTAGAGTAGTTCATCATGGCGTTCCTCCTAAGTTGTTCATTCTTGTTAATTCTAATGGTTGGACATCAGGTATTGGTAATCCCACTGTGATCGTAAAACCTCTGAGAGCAAGTATGCTTGCTGCCTCGCTGCAGCGAGCCATGGGTGTTACTTGCCGAAATGGGGAGCTTCCGGGTTTATCTGTTGGCCACCTTCTTGGCGGGAAGAAAATTCTAATTGTAGATGACAATGTTGTGAACCGCACCGTAGCAGCTGGTGCTTTGAAAAAGTATGGAGCAGATGTGGTGTGTGTTAGCAGCGGAAAAGAGGCCATCTCTAAACTAAAACCACCTCATGAGTTCGATGCGTGCTTCATGGATattcaaatgccagaaatggaCGG TTTTGAAGCTACAAAGAAAATAAGGGAGATGGAACGTTGCGCCAAGAGAGAAGGTTTTGTAGATAACTTATCAAAATGGGATGTCCCTATTTTGGCCATGACTGCAGACGTGATCCAGGCCACCCATGAGGAGTGTGTAAGGTGTGGCATGGATGGATATGTTTCTAAACCGTTTGAAGCCGAACAGCTTTATCGAGAAGTCTCAAGGTTTTTCCACTCCTGA
- the LOC112734863 gene encoding histidine kinase 3 isoform X1 encodes MKLKSGWVRRAFYSWILVCTLGGLYGFWRMSIHACEQRKESLISMCDERARMLQDQFNVSMNHIQAMSILIKTFHHNMNPSAIDQSTFARYTERTSFERPLTSGVAYAVRVLHSQREQFEKQQGWTIKKMDTLQPSLVQEEYAPVIFAQDTIAHVISLDVLSGKANRENVLRARESGKGVLTAPFRLLKTNRLGVILTFAVYKRNLPSNSTLDQRIQATDGYLGGVFDVESLVEKLLQQLASEKAVVVNVYDTTNNTHPIVMYGSNVSRDSFSHVSTLNFGDPLRKHEMHCRFKQKLPWPWLAFNTSVGGFIICVLLGYIFYATCNRVVKAEEDRDEMTELKKRAEAADIAKSQFLATVSHEIRTPMNGVLGMLHMLMDTDLDVTQQEYVRTAQGSGKALVSLINEVLDQAKIEAGKLELEASLFDLRAVLDDILSLFSEKSQGKGIELAAYVSDEVPELLIGDAGRFRQIITNLMGNSIKFTEKGHIYVTVHLVEEVVHSIQIDKELGMENVNTLSLSGFPVADSRKSWEGFKAFSQVGPLGSFSSSVTDVINLIVSVEDTGEGIPLEAQSRIFTPFMQVGPSVSRRHGGTGIGLSISKCLVGLMNGQIGFVSIPKIGSTFTFTALFTNSTDCKIQQLNNNSNHSNPPSSEFQGMTALLIDPRSVRAKVCRYHIQRLGIRIELVSDLAQGLSTITEGNQIINMVLIEQEVWDRDSAMSSRFVDGASRVVHHGVPPKLFILVNSNGWTSGIGNPTVIVKPLRASMLAASLQRAMGVTCRNGELPGLSVGHLLGGKKILIVDDNVVNRTVAAGALKKYGADVVCVSSGKEAISKLKPPHEFDACFMDIQMPEMDGFEATKKIREMERCAKREGFVDNLSKWDVPILAMTADVIQATHEECVRCGMDGYVSKPFEAEQLYREVSRFFHS; translated from the exons ATGAAACTGAAGAGTGGTTGGGTGAGGAGGGCTTTTTATTCATGGATTCTAGTTTGTACGTTGGGAGGTTTGTACGGGTTCTGGCGCATGAGCATACATGCTTGTGAGCAGAGGAAAGAAAGTCTAATAAGCATGTGTGATGAAAGAGCAAGGATGCTGCAGGATCAGTTCAATGTGAGCATGAACCATATACAAGCCATGTCCATTTTGATAAAAACCTTCCACCATAACATGAACCCCTCGGCCATTGATCAGAGCACTTTTGCTAGATACACTGAAAGAACCTCGTTTGAGAGGCCCCTCACAAGTGGTGTTGCATACGCTGTAAGAGTGCTCCATTCTCAAAGGGAACAGTTTGAGAAGCAACAAGGATGGACTATTAAGAAGATGGATACTTTGCAACCATCCCTTGTTCAAGAAGAATATGCTCCTGTCATCTTTGCACAAGATACAATTGCACATGTCATTTCTCTTGACGTGCTATCTGGAAAGGCAA ACCGTGAGAATGTGCTCCGAGCAAGGGAGTCAGGCAAAGGAGTTTTAACTGCACCCTTTCGGCTTCTCAAAACGAATCGCCTTGGGGTAATCCTCACATTTGCTGTCTACAAGAGAAATCTTCCATCCAATTCAACCCTTGATCAGAGGATTCAAGCAACTGATGG ATATCTTGGTGGAGTCTTTGATGTTGAGTCGTTAGTGGAGAAACTACTGCAACAACTTGCTAGTGAGAAAGCTGTAGTTGTTAATGTGTATGATACTACCAATAATACACATCCCATTGTCATGTACGGTTCAAATGTATCAAGGGACTCTTTCTCTCATGTCAGCACTCTTAACTTTGGAGACCCTCTCAGGAAGCATGAGATGCACTGCAG GTTCAAACAAAAACTGCCATGGCCATGGTTGGCATTTAATACTTCTGTAGGAGGCTTTATTATTTGTGTCCTTCTTGGGTATATTTTCTATGCCACCTGCAATCGAGTTGTAAAAGCGGAAGAGGATCGGGATGAGATGACTGAGCTTAAAAAGCGAGCTGAGGCGGCTGATATTGCAAAATCCCAG TTTCTTGCTACTGTGTCCCACGAGATTAGAACACCAATGAATGGGGTTTTAG GGATGTTGCATATGCTTATGGACACGGATCTAGACGTAACCCAACAGGAGTATGTGAGAACGGCGCAGGGAAGTGGAAAAGCTTTGGTGTCACTTATAAACGAGGTATTGGATCAGGCAAAGATTGAAGCTGGTAAGCTGGAGCTTGAAGCTTCGCTGTTTGACTTGCGTGCTGTTTTGGATgatatattatcattattttcaGAAAAGTCTCAAGGAAAAGGAATAGAG TTGGCAGCTTATGTATCAGATGAGGTTCCTGAGCTGTTAATAGGTGATGCAGGAAGGTTTAGGCAAATAATTACCAATCTCATGGGTAATTCAATTAAG TTCACAGAGAAAGGGCATATTTATGTGACTGTCCATCTTGTTGAGGAGGTGGTCCATTCGATACAGATTGATAAAGAATTAGGCATGGAAAATGTAAATACCCTGAGTCTGAGTGGTTTCCCTGTTGCCGATAGTCGAAAAAGCTGGGAAGGCTTCAAAGCATTCAGTCAAGTAGGGCCTCTTGGTTCTTTCTCATCCTCTGTTACTGATGTAATCAATTTGATTGTATCGGTTGAGGACACTGGCGAAGGAATCCCTCTGGAAGCGCAGTCTCGAATCTTCACTCCGTTCATGCAGGTTGGTCCTTCCGTTTCCCGGAGACATGGTGGAACAGGTATTGGCCTAAGCATTAGCAAGTGTTTGGTTGGTCTCATGAATGGCCAAATTGGATTTGTCAGCATACCTAAGATTGGATCCACCTTCACTTTCACTGCTCTCTTCACCAATTCAACTGATTGCAAAATTCAGCAactcaacaacaacagcaaccactCTAATCCTCCATCTTCAGAATTTCAGGGAATGACCGCATTACTCATTGACCCTAGATCGGTTAGAGCCAAAGTGTGTAGATATCATATTCAGAGGCTCGGCATTCGTATCGAATTGGTTTCGGATTTAGCCCAAGGTTTGTCCACCATAACGGAAGGCAACCAGATTATCAATATGGTACTTATTGAGCAGGAAGTGTGGGATAGAGATTCAGCCATGTCATCTCGCTTTGTCGATGGCGCCAGTAGAGTAGTTCATCATGGCGTTCCTCCTAAGTTGTTCATTCTTGTTAATTCTAATGGTTGGACATCAGGTATTGGTAATCCCACTGTGATCGTAAAACCTCTGAGAGCAAGTATGCTTGCTGCCTCGCTGCAGCGAGCCATGGGTGTTACTTGCCGAAATGGGGAGCTTCCGGGTTTATCTGTTGGCCACCTTCTTGGCGGGAAGAAAATTCTAATTGTAGATGACAATGTTGTGAACCGCACCGTAGCAGCTGGTGCTTTGAAAAAGTATGGAGCAGATGTGGTGTGTGTTAGCAGCGGAAAAGAGGCCATCTCTAAACTAAAACCACCTCATGAGTTCGATGCGTGCTTCATGGATattcaaatgccagaaatggaCGG TTTTGAAGCTACAAAGAAAATAAGGGAGATGGAACGTTGCGCCAAGAGAGAAGGTTTTGTAGATAACTTATCAAAATGGGATGTCCCTATTTTGGCCATGACTGCAGACGTGATCCAGGCCACCCATGAGGAGTGTGTAAGGTGTGGCATGGATGGATATGTTTCTAAACCGTTTGAAGCCGAACAGCTTTATCGAGAAGTCTCAAGGTTTTTCCACTCCTGA